A single window of Nocardioides kongjuensis DNA harbors:
- a CDS encoding AAA family ATPase: MDTRVADLARRLEETGYLADDELATVLFLSLEMSRPLLLEGEPGTGKTALAEAIAECLDRPLIRLQCYEGIDATQALYDWDFPRQILHLRALEALSGSTKGDVEEAEKSLYDERFLLARPVLAALQQSPAVLLIDEVDRADDEFEAFLLEVLSTFQVTIPELGTVQAATPPTVVLTSNRTRELHDALKRRCLYHWIDHPGLEREVAIVRSRAPEVSATLARQVVEVVQQLRAGTDLLKPPGVAETLDWARALQHLGTTDLDVETAARTLGALVKYRDDAERVRAALDRMLAR, translated from the coding sequence ATGGACACCCGCGTCGCCGATCTCGCCCGCCGGCTGGAGGAGACGGGCTACCTCGCCGACGACGAGCTGGCGACCGTCCTGTTCCTGTCGCTGGAGATGTCGCGCCCGCTGCTGCTCGAGGGTGAGCCGGGCACCGGCAAGACGGCGCTGGCCGAGGCGATCGCGGAGTGCCTGGACCGGCCGCTGATCCGGCTGCAGTGCTACGAGGGCATCGACGCGACGCAGGCGCTCTACGACTGGGACTTCCCGCGCCAGATCCTGCACCTGCGGGCCCTGGAGGCGCTGTCGGGGAGCACCAAGGGTGACGTGGAGGAGGCCGAGAAGAGCCTGTACGACGAGCGTTTCCTCCTCGCGCGACCGGTCCTGGCCGCGCTGCAGCAGAGCCCGGCGGTGCTGCTCATCGACGAGGTCGACCGGGCCGACGACGAGTTCGAGGCGTTCCTGCTCGAGGTGCTCTCCACGTTCCAGGTGACCATCCCCGAGCTCGGCACCGTGCAGGCCGCGACGCCGCCGACGGTCGTGCTCACCTCCAACCGCACCCGCGAGCTGCACGACGCGCTCAAGCGACGCTGCCTCTACCACTGGATCGACCACCCGGGCCTGGAGCGCGAGGTCGCGATCGTCCGGTCGCGGGCGCCGGAGGTCAGCGCGACCCTGGCTCGCCAGGTGGTCGAGGTCGTGCAGCAGCTGCGGGCCGGCACCGACCTGCTCAAGCCGCCGGGCGTCGCCGAGACGCTCGACTGGGCGCGGGCCCTGCAGCACCTCGGCACCACCGACCTCGACGTCGAGACCGCGGCGCGGACCCTCGGCGCGCTGGTGAAGTACCGCGACGACGCCGAGCGGGTGCGCGCCGCGCTCGACCGGATGCTCGCGCGATGA
- a CDS encoding vWA domain-containing protein, with protein MTTATLTHQPDEILLGFATALRAAGVPVTQDRTRAYLDAVALVGLGDRTATRAAGRATLCATPEDLERHDRVFDQWFDRDNTTPTVRPRTERQQPTASLLPDEQSAAGGGPDEDDDPVKAAASATEVLRHRDVATMDPAERIRLAAMFANLRVTLPTRPTARRTPHRRGDVDASRTLRASLRRMGEPAEIHRRRRATRPRRVVLLVDVSGSMSGYADALLRLAHRVVNAGPGVEVFSLGTRLTHLTRALRRRDPDRAIAAAGDVVPDWSGGTRLGETLKAFVDRHGRRGMARGAVVVIFSDGWERGDTALLAEQVDRLHRLAHKVVWVNPHRGKDGYAPVQQGIVAVLPHVDAFLAGHSLATFADLLEEVRRA; from the coding sequence ATGACCACCGCGACCCTGACCCACCAGCCCGACGAGATCCTCCTCGGCTTCGCCACCGCGCTCCGGGCGGCCGGCGTACCCGTCACCCAGGACCGCACCCGCGCCTACCTCGACGCCGTCGCCCTGGTCGGCCTCGGCGACCGTACGGCGACCCGCGCGGCCGGGCGCGCGACGCTGTGCGCGACCCCGGAGGACCTCGAGCGCCACGACCGGGTGTTCGACCAGTGGTTCGACCGCGACAACACCACGCCCACCGTCCGTCCCCGCACCGAGCGGCAGCAGCCGACGGCGTCCCTGCTGCCCGACGAGCAGTCGGCCGCAGGTGGCGGGCCCGACGAGGACGACGACCCGGTCAAGGCGGCGGCCAGCGCGACCGAGGTGCTGCGCCACCGCGACGTCGCCACCATGGACCCCGCCGAGCGGATCCGGCTCGCGGCCATGTTCGCCAACCTCCGCGTCACCCTGCCCACCCGCCCGACCGCCCGTCGTACGCCGCACCGCCGCGGCGACGTCGACGCCTCCCGGACCCTGCGCGCCAGCCTGCGCCGGATGGGGGAGCCGGCCGAGATCCACCGCCGGCGGCGCGCGACCCGACCGCGCCGGGTGGTGCTGCTGGTCGACGTGTCCGGCTCGATGAGCGGGTACGCCGACGCGCTGCTCCGCCTCGCCCACCGGGTCGTCAACGCCGGCCCCGGCGTCGAGGTGTTCAGCCTCGGCACCCGGCTCACCCACCTGACCCGCGCCCTCAGGCGCCGCGACCCGGACCGGGCGATCGCGGCCGCGGGCGACGTCGTACCGGACTGGTCGGGCGGTACCCGGCTCGGCGAGACGCTCAAGGCGTTCGTCGACCGGCACGGCCGCCGGGGCATGGCCCGCGGCGCGGTCGTGGTGATCTTCAGCGACGGCTGGGAGCGGGGCGACACCGCGCTGCTGGCCGAGCAGGTCGACCGGCTGCACCGGCTCGCCCACAAGGTCGTCTGGGTCAACCCGCACCGTGGCAAGGACGGCTACGCCCCGGTGCAGCAGGGGATCGTCGCCGTCCTGCCCCATGTCGACGCCTTCCTCGCCGGGCACTCGCTGGCGACGTTCGCCGACCTGCTCGAGGAGGTACGCCGTGCGTGA
- a CDS encoding cupin domain-containing protein: MESTNLTALADSQLEAARAASSGRASVTVYGGREHRLRQTLIALRAGERLGEHDAPEEATLQVVEGEVALHAGGDTWRGGVGDHLVIPPQRHDLEAISDAAVLLTVAN, translated from the coding sequence ATGGAGTCGACGAACCTGACCGCGCTGGCGGACAGCCAGCTCGAGGCCGCCCGGGCCGCGAGCAGCGGACGTGCCTCCGTCACCGTGTACGGCGGCCGCGAGCACCGGCTGCGGCAGACCTTGATCGCGCTGCGGGCGGGGGAGCGCCTGGGTGAGCACGATGCTCCCGAGGAGGCGACGCTGCAGGTGGTGGAGGGAGAGGTCGCGCTGCACGCGGGTGGCGACACCTGGCGTGGCGGCGTCGGCGACCACCTCGTCATCCCGCCGCAGCGGCACGACCTCGAGGCGATCAGTGACGCAGCGGTGCTGCTGACGGTGGCCAACTAG
- a CDS encoding NTP transferase domain-containing protein: protein MTTSGLLLAAGAGRRMGMPKALVRDDDGTPWLTRSVQVLREGGCDRVVVVLGAGADEAEPLLDGLDGVSTVRSEDWSSGMGASLATGLAALDEADTEAALVHLVDLPDVTAEVVARVLATATSSQALARASYDGRPGHPVLIGRDHWLGVITSATGDQGARTYLASHEVTLVECGDLASGADVDRR from the coding sequence GTGACAACCAGCGGTCTCCTCCTCGCCGCCGGTGCGGGCCGCCGGATGGGCATGCCCAAGGCGCTGGTCCGCGACGACGACGGCACGCCCTGGCTGACTCGATCGGTGCAGGTCCTCCGCGAGGGCGGGTGCGACCGAGTGGTGGTCGTGCTGGGCGCGGGCGCCGACGAGGCGGAGCCGCTGCTCGACGGCCTGGACGGCGTGAGCACGGTCCGCTCGGAGGACTGGTCCTCGGGCATGGGCGCCTCGCTCGCGACCGGCCTGGCAGCCCTCGACGAGGCCGACACCGAAGCCGCTCTGGTCCACCTCGTCGACCTGCCGGACGTCACCGCGGAGGTCGTGGCGCGCGTGCTGGCGACCGCCACGAGTAGTCAGGCACTCGCCCGGGCGTCGTACGACGGCCGCCCCGGTCACCCCGTCCTGATCGGCCGCGACCACTGGCTAGGCGTGATCACGAGCGCCACGGGCGACCAGGGCGCGCGCACCTACTTGGCATCCCACGAGGTGACCCTCGTCGAGTGCGGGGACCTGGCGAGCGGCGCCGACGTCGACCGGCGATGA
- a CDS encoding ImmA/IrrE family metallo-endopeptidase gives MSHPDASDELLVKLNGQTVPISRTGFDLLFDNSHRRGYADIRHAREDGFINWADLVAHARAADIPWTLFFAPVENIRSQVQRKTNLLLKGTSKQAFSMNSRHEVQLADVELIVKDLLRKQEHLKRLEPNMAKNQVVGCLGKPAKTKRTPVEDANILRSALGFTLDELHANGTKERAFEFLINCFEAHQLFVSRNQPGYMLQRVPQGIKFSGLAVKDNKIPYLFLASGDEGDFEPAGRKIFTMVLLAALVGYGTFAPVTFEDKTGNGAIKREYEVAGEVLMPRAELKKVSVPSLDAARQHATAYKVTPSAFVMRAWKLDLIDRETTDAWLAELERVYLQREKKPAQKAKPINAVMRYCGPEYFSRMVIQLGSGRLDVGEFRRSVCLNHLSTSEVRDLAATA, from the coding sequence ATGTCCCACCCCGACGCCAGCGACGAACTGCTCGTCAAGCTCAACGGTCAAACCGTCCCCATTTCTAGGACTGGATTCGACCTGCTTTTCGACAACTCCCACCGTCGCGGGTATGCCGATATTCGACACGCCCGCGAGGACGGATTCATCAATTGGGCCGACCTCGTCGCCCACGCCCGCGCAGCTGACATCCCGTGGACCCTGTTCTTCGCCCCCGTCGAGAACATCCGATCCCAGGTTCAACGGAAGACCAATCTGCTGCTCAAAGGCACGTCCAAGCAAGCGTTCTCGATGAACTCACGACACGAGGTGCAGCTTGCCGACGTCGAGTTGATCGTCAAGGACCTCCTCCGCAAACAGGAACACCTCAAGCGCCTCGAACCGAACATGGCGAAGAACCAGGTCGTCGGATGCTTGGGCAAGCCTGCCAAGACCAAACGGACCCCGGTGGAGGATGCGAACATCCTGCGCTCAGCGCTTGGGTTCACTCTCGATGAGTTGCACGCGAACGGCACGAAAGAGCGGGCATTCGAGTTCCTGATCAACTGCTTCGAAGCCCACCAGTTGTTCGTGTCCCGTAACCAGCCCGGCTACATGCTGCAGCGTGTCCCGCAAGGCATCAAGTTCTCGGGGCTCGCGGTGAAGGACAACAAGATTCCGTACCTGTTCCTCGCTTCTGGTGATGAAGGAGACTTCGAACCGGCTGGACGCAAGATCTTCACCATGGTGCTGCTCGCGGCCCTCGTCGGCTACGGCACATTCGCCCCCGTTACGTTCGAGGACAAGACCGGCAACGGCGCCATCAAGCGCGAGTACGAAGTCGCGGGCGAAGTTCTCATGCCACGAGCCGAACTGAAGAAGGTCTCCGTACCTAGCCTCGACGCCGCGCGGCAGCACGCAACGGCCTACAAAGTCACGCCGTCGGCCTTCGTGATGCGAGCATGGAAACTCGACCTAATTGACCGCGAGACCACCGATGCTTGGCTTGCCGAACTTGAGCGCGTATATCTGCAACGGGAGAAGAAGCCGGCACAGAAAGCCAAACCGATCAACGCGGTCATGCGGTATTGCGGCCCTGAATATTTCAGCCGGATGGTCATCCAACTTGGCTCGGGACGACTGGATGTCGGCGAGTTTCGCCGCAGCGTCTGCCTCAACCATCTGAGCACCTCAGAGGTCCGGGACTTGGCGGCCACGGCATGA
- a CDS encoding transcriptional regulator, giving the protein MDELDQRRRRALAAWTTWVEEGDGALTQVRPEILDSWTRSGASVARDVIQAPLADESETRSFWKGSPLQIAVERVEDELRRTAEDGDLVLAVTDPDTRVLWTYGGRVMRRKAETVNFVPGGRWDDRSVGTNALDLANRLDRPSMVFSAEHYAPIVHNWVCWAAPLHDPVSGTKLGVLDISTTWERTHPIGLATARVLARLVEQALPRTHFYEEAAPPEETSEPGLVLSLLGTAEARVDGQRLLLNRRQTEILSLLALHPDGLSLDQLHAMLYGDHAVTFSTLKAEVSHLRAALAGQLASRPYRLLMPIATDVDHVLALLRRGNVAAAVEAYGGDLLPGTESPALVEMGEYVAVAVREALLADPQPDAVLHYSELAPYDTAVLEACLAELGREGRLRHPAIPLLKARLAVADA; this is encoded by the coding sequence ATGGACGAGCTCGACCAGCGTCGGCGGCGCGCGCTCGCCGCCTGGACCACGTGGGTCGAGGAGGGCGACGGTGCGCTGACCCAGGTGCGTCCCGAGATCCTCGACAGCTGGACCCGCTCGGGGGCCTCCGTCGCCCGCGACGTGATCCAGGCACCGCTGGCCGACGAGTCGGAGACCCGCTCCTTCTGGAAGGGCTCGCCGCTGCAGATCGCGGTCGAGCGGGTCGAGGACGAGCTGCGCCGCACGGCCGAGGACGGCGACCTCGTCCTCGCGGTCACCGACCCCGACACCCGCGTGCTGTGGACCTACGGCGGCCGCGTGATGCGGCGCAAGGCCGAGACCGTGAACTTCGTGCCCGGCGGGCGCTGGGACGACCGCTCCGTCGGCACCAACGCCCTCGACCTGGCCAACCGGCTGGACCGGCCCTCGATGGTGTTCAGCGCCGAGCACTACGCCCCGATCGTGCACAACTGGGTGTGCTGGGCCGCGCCGCTGCACGACCCGGTCAGCGGCACCAAGCTCGGCGTCCTCGACATCTCCACGACCTGGGAGCGCACCCACCCGATCGGCCTGGCCACCGCCCGCGTGCTCGCGCGGCTGGTCGAGCAGGCACTGCCGCGCACCCACTTCTACGAGGAGGCCGCGCCGCCCGAGGAGACCAGCGAGCCGGGGCTGGTGCTCAGCCTGCTCGGCACCGCCGAGGCCCGCGTCGACGGCCAGCGGCTGCTGCTCAACCGCCGCCAGACCGAGATCCTCTCGCTGCTCGCGCTGCACCCCGACGGGCTCTCGCTCGACCAGTTGCACGCGATGCTCTACGGCGACCACGCGGTCACCTTCTCCACGCTGAAGGCGGAGGTGTCCCACCTGCGCGCCGCGCTGGCCGGTCAGCTCGCGTCGCGTCCCTACCGGCTGCTGATGCCGATCGCGACCGACGTCGACCACGTGCTCGCGCTGCTGCGCCGCGGCAACGTCGCCGCCGCCGTCGAGGCCTACGGCGGCGACCTGCTGCCCGGCACCGAGAGCCCGGCGCTGGTCGAGATGGGGGAGTACGTCGCCGTCGCGGTCCGCGAGGCGCTGCTCGCCGACCCGCAGCCCGACGCGGTGCTGCACTACAGCGAGCTGGCGCCGTACGACACCGCGGTGCTGGAGGCCTGCCTCGCCGAGCTCGGCCGTGAGGGCCGGCTGCGGCACCCGGCGATCCCGCTGCTCAAGGCGCGGCTCGCGGTCGCCGACGCCTGA
- a CDS encoding XdhC family protein, with product MREVLPQLLAWWEAGESVGMGTVVATFRSAPRPPGASMLVGPDASAVGSVSGGCVEGAVYDLAQTVTASGTPTLQRYGVSDDDAFAVGLTCGGILDVYVEKVDRETFPELADIAADIEAGRPVAVATVVDHPDPAYVGRRTVIRPDESPTGSLGSQRIDDAVRDDALGLLASGHNGTLSYGPDGERRGEGMRVFVWAFAPAPRMLVFGAIDFAAAVARVGGFLGYHVTVCDARPVFATTSRFPGADEVVVEWPHRYLAAEQEAGRIDARTVVAVLTHDPKFDVPLLEVALRLPEVGYVGAMGSRRTHDDRMERLREAGLTEDELARLRSPIGLDLGARTPEETAISIAAEIVAGRWGGSGEPLGTLSGRIHA from the coding sequence GTGCGTGAGGTCCTGCCCCAGCTGCTCGCCTGGTGGGAGGCGGGGGAGAGCGTCGGGATGGGCACCGTCGTGGCCACCTTCCGCTCCGCCCCGCGCCCACCGGGCGCCTCGATGCTGGTCGGCCCCGACGCGTCCGCGGTCGGCTCGGTCTCGGGCGGCTGCGTCGAGGGCGCGGTCTACGACCTGGCCCAGACGGTCACGGCCTCCGGCACCCCGACCCTGCAGCGCTACGGCGTCTCCGACGACGACGCGTTCGCCGTCGGCCTGACCTGCGGCGGCATCCTCGACGTGTACGTCGAGAAGGTGGACCGGGAGACCTTCCCCGAGCTCGCCGACATCGCCGCCGACATCGAGGCCGGCCGCCCGGTCGCGGTCGCGACCGTCGTCGACCACCCCGACCCGGCGTACGTCGGCCGGCGCACCGTGATCCGCCCCGACGAGTCCCCGACGGGCTCGCTGGGAAGCCAGCGCATCGACGACGCCGTGCGCGACGACGCGCTGGGCCTGCTCGCCTCCGGCCACAACGGCACGCTGAGCTACGGCCCCGACGGCGAGCGCCGCGGGGAGGGCATGCGGGTGTTCGTGTGGGCCTTCGCCCCCGCGCCGCGGATGCTGGTCTTCGGTGCCATCGACTTCGCCGCCGCGGTGGCGCGGGTCGGCGGGTTCCTCGGCTACCACGTCACGGTGTGCGACGCGCGACCCGTGTTCGCGACGACCAGCCGGTTCCCGGGCGCCGACGAGGTGGTCGTCGAGTGGCCGCACCGCTACCTCGCCGCCGAGCAGGAGGCCGGTCGCATCGATGCCCGCACGGTGGTCGCGGTGCTCACGCACGACCCGAAGTTCGACGTTCCCCTGCTCGAGGTGGCGTTGCGGCTGCCCGAGGTCGGCTACGTCGGCGCGATGGGCTCGCGGCGCACGCACGACGACCGGATGGAGCGGCTGCGGGAGGCGGGCCTGACCGAGGACGAGCTGGCCCGGCTGCGCAGCCCGATCGGCCTGGACCTCGGCGCCCGCACCCCGGAGGAGACCGCGATCAGCATCGCCGCGGAGATCGTCGCCGGCCGCTGGGGTGGTTCGGGGGAGCCGCTGGGGACGTTGAGCGGTCGCATCCACGCGTGA